The sequence TGTTATATGCAAGACagtaagaaaaaaatacattatatctCAAGATTTTATTTACTGAAACAAAAATGGCATCGTATAATTTCAGTGCGGAACTTAAACTGCAATAGTCGCATGAAGGAGTTCACTGATACTGAACTAGTAGTTCCGTGCATAATTCATGTGAAATGGAATTACAAATCTGTGACAATAAAGCTATTGCATTCAAAGCTTATTTTTGTCGATATATTCATTTCCATAAACAGTTGCAGATCAAATACAATACAGCATTGAAGTTAAACCTGTATAACCTATGAAGAATATAAGCCTACTTGAGACCTTTCATGTAGAGATGTGTGGTAaaaaacatgtactgtatataatgaactgtttcatatctttcaaaaacagaaaaagaaaaagaagttATGATTTCATCGAGGCAAAAAGAGGTTTTTTCACCCATTAAGCCATCTTCTCGATGGTGTATAATATAACATAGACTATTGCTACTCGAAAACTGAACTAAACCTTTCCAGAAATCACTTTTAAATTGCTAAGTTGTACCATTTTTGATAACCTGATGTTCACATTATAAGATTGACAGCTGTTTTCAGCCTCATTACATCTAAATCAAACGTGACTGCCATCCTGAGATTTCTTATAAAATCCCTGGAATTATGGAACCCTCTAGGAAAGAAAGACAGCATGACCATGCATCATATATAGCCTTGAGAAGTTTTCACGCTTGTTCCAGGCATCTCTTCTTGTGAAGGATTCCTGAATTATTTGGAGCGAAGAAACCATTTACTCTGTTCTAATACATCATCTTGTTTACATGTCCAGTACTGGAGTTTCTTCAGATATGATATCCTTACAACTGACTTTAATCAAATAAACTTGCATGTGTCAGAGTTCACCTTTTATCAAATTCAAGTTAATTCTTATTTTGGAACAGGACTGAACAGCCATGACAAGATAACCTTACCAGTATGTAACTAGAACTATCTCTACTAATAAACTCAAAATTGAATTTAAGTCAACATCAAATAATCTCAAAGTTTTGAGAAAAGAGCAACCTCAATGTGTACCATAATTAATCAACAATGCTAACTGAGATCAGGTACAGAAAGCAAACTGATTTTACCTAATTTACAACCATAGACAATGAGAAAATCATTCAGCTACTCTGGAGTTGTGTCGTTGAATAATCTTCCCCTTCATATAACAAAATCTACATGCCTTGTAACTTTTAAGTAAAAGTTAAAAAATTATTTCCTTTCAagctttaatattttaaacacatacattaCCAACTTACAATAATGATTGTACTTTTATCTGTACAGTATGTACTGGTAATGTCATTAATTTCACTTGTGTCCATCGTTTCCATATCAAttttgattgtcatgttatgtattttattgattctaatcaatttatttgtgttttaatgAGGGACATTTAGAAGATTAGCTCCATGCTAAATATGTCACCCTCAGTAAATAAAGTATTATCAATCAAGAAATGTGCTTAAAGTTGGATTTGACATCCAATTAACATCTACATACCGTAGAAgcttaaaataatatttaaaaagtcCATCAAACACTTTAACAGTTAAAAAGAAAACATCCATTTTGATGACTGTTTGTAAAGATAAATCGCAGTAAACCATATCACCTTCTTATGTTACAGTATTACTTGGATACATAAACTAACAATGTGACTGCTGGGTTTACTTTTCCTGTCCTTTCATCattattttggtttttattttctCCCTTGTAATCCAATTATGAATggtgttttttattttcttccaCTCCAATTTCTTCAGGCAGCTATGAGCAGCAATTGCTTTGTCACATTCATTCCTTTTGAGCTCCTTGCGAAGCTTGACATTTTCCTGAAAAACCTGCCTCAGGCATTCTTCTTGACTCTTGTTCAACTTGATTTGCCCTGTTAAAGACAAACACaactcttttgttttcaattttaaagGAAACAGGTATAAAGCTATTCATGGTATTTTGCTTATGTTTCTTAAtataatgtttcaaatacatttgATTGTAGTACAATAAGAATGCAATTCAATATATGAAGCAGCAATgaggtttttattttacatgtatttatgacctacatgtatattggatTTTAATAGACAGAGCAATGCTATATGTCCCTGATACAAGAATCTTGCATGGTAATATAAACAATGGTAATAAATACACAGTTataatatatctaatatataaatcaatttgatttaTGATAATGGTCCTGCCTCACTAAGGGCTGTTCCAGTAAAACAtatatggggggggggggggggaaggcaCTTTGAAATTGGGAGGCCCACCGATAGaagtgattttcaattttgttgacccaCACACATATCTATTTTTGTGTGAACAAGACCATGGCATAGAAgcgatttaattttttatttcactcCGATTTGTATTTGGatttacacattttgatttctagCATCACCAAAGAGTCCTAGGACAAAATTGCACTGTATATGGTGCAGTGAACTTTTGTTTGATATGCTGCATCTACTACTAAATTTGTATAAGGGTACAATCCTTGTAGAACCAGCGTAAAATCTTCTAAACATACTGAAGTGTTTCGCAAGCATAATGCAAAAGTAGACATCTGAACATTCACACTTAAGCTTGTGAACTGCAACTTGTTCCTTAACTTAATAccagtgaatttaaataaagatctgttattttgccaaaactaatcttttgtttctttgtaccATTGTCAAGTTTGaatgaatataatatgttttagataaatagtcctcattattatatcaaaatactcagaaaataaaataattgttttttattgaagatgaactacacattaaatattgtcagaaattaacatttttttcaatatttatttttgtatttttgtagtcaggatgactaagcaacattataaaacataaaacttgcattttatttcaaaaggttacaaatgcttcagatagacccacccacagaagtgattttattgaaaCGCCACCCTGgcacagaagtgattttattttgaacccaccatggcacatactattttttaaagtgccttccctgggtgccatatatgttttgctggaacagccctaaCACATAGTATGTTGTCTAGACTGGACCCTGTGCAAACTGGAAAACTGTCCATACCAAAAATATATGATCCAGGCCAgcatatttctcaaaaagattATGATAAAGTACCCTGGTACTTACAGCTTGCTTAATAAGAAAATTGTCTACTTTGAAAACCAGACTTATTTTAGAAAACTATAAAATGTTTGATACAAAAAAAACTTGTCACACTGGCAACCATTCCCCCGCCCCTAACATATAAGAATTTCATCCATTCACCCTTTTTGTGCCAAAAATTGCGATGTCAATACTGACTGATATACAGAGAATCTAAGGGGAATTTACCTATATTGGTATATCGAGATATTTGACAACTGTTCCCTTTCCTGTAACATGAATACTTAATACACAATTATAACCCAGAGAGAtctatgaaatttaagacagatccctttggtaATTTCTGATAAATAGCAGTGACaatctttaattatcaaaatccaaaatggctgcctgttGGCTATCTCGTTGACAGATTGTTATATACACAACTTCCATCAATGGAGtgcctatatatgaaatttgagacagatccttttgGTACTATCTGAGAACTAGCaatttaacaaatttcaactatcacaATTCATGATgactgcctgtcggccatcttgttgtccgATTCATCCCATATCGCAATATGAAACACTAGGAAACAAAggaaacctacatattaaatttgagacaaatccattcagtactttctgagaaaatagcagtaacaatcatcaactattaaaatccagGATGGCTGCCCATTGgctatttttgttgacagatagttccaaaatgcaatatgcataactataTTCATATAATAATGAATTTGTGACAGATCCCTTCTGaatcagtactttctgagtaaTAGCGAGAACAATCTTTAACCATCAAATATACAAAGATAGTTggaatatgcacaactagagtcctagggaaaGCTATTATAATTTTAGAAAGATTCAGTACTTTTGAGAAATaacgataacaagaattgttaatggacggaaGGAAGGATGGACGGATGAAAAGTGTTTTAAATAGCACATTATCTGATGATAGTGGGATAAAAAAGGAAACAAACATATATCGTAAATAGGTTCAACTGAGTGCTACACACCATTTATAAGTGAAAGACCAATCTTCTTGCAATTTAAGAATCATGATGAATCATTTCGCAAGAGAAAATAAAGAGCATTTGGAATGTATTTGATCTCAGTTTATCACAGGACCtagtttctttttttctatGCTATATTTAGatgaattatataaataagtTTGTATTCTCTATAAACTGGAAACTTGCATTAACTGGACAATGGACAAGGTAATTCTGACATCTGGTTTAGACAAACTACACTACACAATATCATGAATAAAAAATTACAGTTCATACAATGTTGAAACAAACCTTTCCGAGTGGAATGATGTGATCTTTCAGAAAGACTACTTTCCTTTGCAGATTTAGATCTCTTAGCAGAACATGATCCCTCAGTTTGATTTGATCTCTTCAGAGGATTAGGATTTGctggaatatatataaaatattcgctggaatatataaaagtaaagaaaattctAGATATTGCCacacaaatagtattttttttagaCCAAGCACCTTTGATCAGATGCCATAGAAAATTTCAGGTTTGTAATGATCTTTGAAGTTAGGTGTCAAAAGATAGCTTCTTGCAAAGAAAAACATCACTTATAATTTCTAgaattataaaaacaatatgtttatgtGATGATTTAGAGCTTTCAAAACTATAATATGCAATATTTTCCTTAACGTTGCAAGGATATTTTgttacctataatatatatcaaagaatacTTAGTGTTTCTATGTAAGCCTATAGAAACCTTcaattaacaattacatttctTACCATCAAGTGGATGGTTTTCCATGTCATTATCACTGGATTCAGACTGTTCAAGTTCAATACCATGCAGTAACTCATCGCCACCTTCAGGTTGATCATCAAGCTCCAAGTCTATAAACCAATACACAAAGTTTAATGTCCCTATAAAATTTGGTTCATGTGaattattttcttcaaaaaaacaaattatactcaTATGAATGTTTACATTACTACATAGTGCTTATGCACTTTCAATTTGTCTAGACCcttgatatttgaaattatatgaGTCAGAGTGACAGCCACACACAAGAGAATGATTTTAACAAGTTGTCTATGACTTGTTTTGCATTTGTTACTGATCAGCTAAATTTAAACTTTCATTTATAAATCATGATGTCGGAAAATTCTGACGAAACTTGATTACCGATTTCTTACTCTATTAATTGGTCAAACACCTCAAACCAACGATACTCGACTAACTCCATTAATCGGAACACCACTATTAGACATATTTGAAATAACAGAATGAATGGAAACTAAAACTGTAAATGTTTTCCATGAGTATATCATTAAAAACTGATAGACAGCTGCAGGTTGAAGATCAGTGTACTATATGTGTACggtatataaacacatttacGATATGGTCCACAACAATTGGTCTTTGCCTAGGATATGtcacaaataattttgttatgtaTCTACCTTCATCAACTTGAATTTCTTCAATGGATTTCCCGCTGTATCTGGCAACATCTCCATTATCAAATGCTGTCAGTAACCTTCCCATTCTTGCAACCTGTAAGGTTTCCTGTGGTAGCCTGTAGAATGACCTATGAACCGCTATGTCATGCCCTAAAAAACCAGCAATGTTTTCCAAGTCATTTTTTGTCAGGTTCAAAACCTGGCTTACAGTTGCCACATGCTTACGAAGTTGGGTGCTTGTAAGGTTTTCAGGCACCGTAAGTTTTGCTTCTCTACCAAAGCGTCTGAGGCAGTCGGCACTTCTGATTGGATTGAGGGAGTCAAATGATGACCTAGGGAAAACGTACTTGTTATCTACATGAACACCAGCAGCATCTCTGTATTTCATAAGACATTCTATGCTTTTCTGAAGGGTGGTAGTCAACAGGACCGGAACAATGCGTCCCCTTTTTCCTCGAATTTCTACTCTTTCAAAGGTAGAGCATAGGGCTTTTTCCATTGGGCTTAATGATTCCTCAATGTCTTTCAGACAACTTCCGGATTTCTGCCTTTCTTGGTAATCTTTTAGGGTGATCCTTTCTGCCTCACCCCCTCGTCTCCTGTTGAACAGCACAAGCCGAGCTAATGTTACTTGGTTCAAGGTATTCCAAGTTTCTTTTGTGAAGGTTTTTTTCAGGCTTTCTGTTAGGTTACTACTCTTTTCTTTCAGGTATTCCTGAACTTTTTTTATGTCCTCTGTCAATGGCAAAAGTTGTCCTTTGTTCATCTTTGCTGTGCTCAATGTTTGAAGGGCCATGCCAGATACAGAATCTGTCCACTCCATTTCACACAATGACAGAAAAGCATCAGATTTTGATCCCAAAGATGTGTCTTCTGTCATCAAAGCATTTGCTTTCTGGATCATGGCACACTTCTTCAACAGATGACCTATCTTTAGAGCAAGGGATGGATTTGAGAATTTGTTTTCACTGCAACTGTATCCACAAAGATGTCTAGTTGATTTAAGAACTGTGGGAAATTTTTCTGGTTTTAGTACATCCGCAAGAGAGTTAATGTCTGTGTCAACTTCCCGTGCACTTAATAGGAAACGTCCTAACTCCCTCATTTTCTGACTTACATAC comes from Argopecten irradians isolate NY unplaced genomic scaffold, Ai_NY scaffold_0973, whole genome shotgun sequence and encodes:
- the LOC138313837 gene encoding uncharacterized protein — protein: MLLMIQMMTQCRLSFHLLLCITPKFRKKIQVVMAYLFKNSNNKDGVRVWDKKHFCLYCHEGYTNITKHYFGPHKNETEVQRILSYPVKSEERRLGLLKLRNSGDYHHNTDVLKTGSGIFVTWTRNEDNKLSPEDYLPCEDCLGFFLKSNLWRHRRVCSLRKNDTHMKHLRSEANLLLPASVDVCDALQKKVIGHMKADKVTQVVRNDATIIRLGEKLFQKHGHLPHLFVYVSQKMRELGRFLLSAREVDTDINSLADVLKPEKFPTVLKSTRHLCGYSCSENKFSNPSLALKIGHLLKKCAMIQKANALMTEDTSLGSKSDAFLSLCEMEWTDSVSGMALQTLSTAKMNKGQLLPLTEDIKKVQEYLKEKSSNLTESLKKTFTKETWNTLNQVTLARLVLFNRRRGGEAERITLKDYQERQKSGSCLKDIEESLSPMEKALCSTFERVEIRGKRGRIVPVLLTTTLQKSIECLMKYRDAAGVHVDNKYVFPRSSFDSLNPIRSADCLRRFGREAKLTVPENLTSTQLRKHVATVSQVLNLTKNDLENIAGFLGHDIAVHRSFYRLPQETLQVARMGRLLTAFDNGDVARYSGKSIEEIQVDEDLELDDQPEGGDELLHGIELEQSESSDNDMENHPLDANPNPLKRSNQTEGSCSAKRSKSAKESSLSERSHHSTRKGQIKLNKSQEECLRQVFQENVKLRKELKRNECDKAIAAHSCLKKLEWKKIKNTIHNWITREKIKTKIMMKGQEK